The following DNA comes from Rosa rugosa chromosome 5, drRosRugo1.1, whole genome shotgun sequence.
TTACGAAGTAATACTGTTGAAAGGATAGCCAACTTCACACTGTACCATAAAATGAATGGTATCTGATGATGAAAAGACCAGCTGAAGGAAGAGTAGAGTTATTCCCTTTGGCCACCTGGAGACAGGGTACGGATAAGACTACCATTACAAGATTTCACAAACATTATATAGGATTACAGGGTAGATTTAGAAAGCTATTTCCTTCTACTTTCTAAGTAGATGGATGGAAGTGTATGCACAATGGAGAAATAGGGAGGTTTGGCTAATATGCATACCAAGTACATGTAGTCATCGTGTCCCCATGACATCAGAACATTGTTAAGTCCACAGCCTTCAGAGTAAATTCCATATTTGGTGTTATAAGCAGGATTGCTGTAGTCAGGATTTTCCTGGAAATGCTGCAATGACAAACCGACACAATGTTAGAGACTACTAAAACAGAACTACAGTGGGTGAAGCATTGAGTCATTTCACATTTTAAATATAGTTCTTGGTACAAAGTTACTGAGAGAAAGACCTTGTGGTGAACAATTGACTCATCAAAGGCACACCCAACAGGAAATGTGTCTCCTGAAATTAGTAAATGGTCTCGGTTAGTTTCATTCTAATAAACTTAACGATTGAAGGTTAAAATATCGCAGATAGAATTAAGAGTTAGGAAATGGCAATCAGTCCTCACCTACGACAGCCCACTGAGGAAGCTCACCAAAAGCAGGAAGATGAAGCACCTTTCCAAGATCTATATTTCATAGAAGACAAACAAATTGTAAATATTCGATCTGCTTGGTGAGATACGCAAATATTAGAAAGGAGGTACCAAAAGTTCAAAACAAATGAAGAATACAATTATACCATGGATTAGGGCAGTCAAATGTAGCCAGCCTTCTTTAGGGTAGTCTTTTCTGATAGCTTCAGCAGTCTGCAGCAGATGCTCAATCTGAGGCTCATCCAAATCAGGATCACTCTCATCCACAACTTCATTCAAAAGTTCACAGCACTCCCATATGCTCATTTCCACCTTTCCCAATTTTCCATAATCTTCTCTCATCCGCTTCACCTGCATTAGTGGAACCAAATTTATTCCACACCACCATGTCACATAACATAAATCATTGGCATAAATCaggaaacaaatgaaaattttcGCGGCTTATATTTTGCTtacaaaatcaaaactttggTTGATGTGCTGGATTCGGTAGAATTCCTCAACCCCATCTCTCCGCTCACTGTTAACATCATAATCCCTGTATTTTGAACAAATATTAGAGAACTTTAATGGAAAAAAGAACGGCCTGTAACATATATTAGTGATTAGAGAAGTTCAACGGAAAAAAGGAACGGCCTGTCACAAATTAATGATAGTTAAGGAAAGAATTCGAAACAGAGAACACCTTTTTGCTCGTCCATAAGGTCAAGGAAAGCAAAGTTACTGGGAACTTCGATTCAAAGTTCCAAAACCTTATGTTTGGTAAGTTCCTAATTTcctttttcgatatatatattttcttttttgatattTCATGGATATGTGTCAAACACACATATATGCATATGAAACTCCTAGAAGAAAACTGAAATTCACAGGCAATTTTGATATAGTCGTATACAATTAAAATGTAGAtccaaataaaaattatatatgAGCAAGTATTCATATGAAATTCATAGAAGATCATCTCTCTGTTCAATAAGAATACAAAATTccgtacaaaaaaaaaatgatattgtTCAAAGTTACTCCTAGAAGAAAACTGAAAATCACAGGCAATTCTGATACATACAGTCgtataaaattaaaatgtagatCTAAATAAAAATGATATATGAGCAAGTATTCATATGAAATTCATAGAAGATCATCTCTCTGTTCaataaaaacacaaaattcCGTAAAGAAAAAACTGATATTGTCCAAAGTATAATTTCATATGTTAAGGGTAAGAATTGAACAAGACCTAAAAGTGTGGCCAAATGCGTTGGTCGTCGGCACCACAAATCCACCATCCAACACCAGTTCATTCTCATTCTCTTCAGAACAGaccttctcctcctccacctcAACTGCACATGATCATAATCAATTTCAAAATgaggcacaaaaaaaaaaaaaaaagtattcatgaacaaaacaaaaaaaaatgaaataagaaATGATCACCAAATTCCGGCTGCTCGATGAGGATCGTCATCCTGCGGAATCGAAGACGCAGAACCGAAACGGCAGAAAAGGGAGAGGAAGTAACAatgcagaagaagaaagcagTGGTGGCATGATTGGGAAGAAAATAGGGAGGTATTTATATTCGGCCGGAAAGTCCTTCCCTGAGAATTTTCAGTGTGCGAGCCCTTGACTGAAATTCGGAGCGGCCGAGTCCTTAATCAAAAATAAGGCGCGAATAATTATGTGCCGTCAAGCAATTTCCTGTTtatttctgaaaaataaaagaaaatatcctCTCACTGGGGACCACTGGGATAGTGTCTCCACGTTGGTGCTGAGTCAGCTGTCAGTGTCGTGGACGGTAAGGAGAGATGTAGCGTGTGAGTGGTGGGGCCCGCATGATGTGGCGTTCAGCAGCGGTGACAGAACGGTACGTCACCGTACGTGCGGTGGGTTTTGGACGCTACATTCGTACATTGTATGATTGGGCCTCGTTTTCGTAAACGGTTAGCGGTGTCTATATACCATAATGTCTACATACCTTGAATGGTAAACACCTCCCATTATTTACCCTCCCATACAAAGTAAAATGATTATGAATAAGATTGTCAAAACATAAAAGCTACAAAATCACTTTCTTTAAAAGTAATCCTTGTTTTCCTGTTAAGTTTATTTTTTGAagagtggttctagttggacctctaaatttgctatttgaacctcacatactttttttttgaacaagggccggtgcggctgccctcaagccttcataAATGAAACCGACGAATataagggggggacattgagcctaaaccccagattacaatctGCAACTAGAGTACATCCAGAAAATAAATCATGAGACGACTCTACTAAATACTTGTATTCCAATccacaccaactagcaaagaacgcgctccagacggttctatttgcttcccagcggtgacacaacggaaagattacTCGATCAGCAACTTTAATGCAGCAAAGCGTAATTTCCATTCTACCAGCTTTCCTATCATGTTGTCACTGGACTCTACATCCAGTGGCAcgtagtctcaccctgccactaggaggcagcgaccatttgaccaagcaaggaactcgccacctaccaagagcagacaaggcactttgagtgcacacacggGTACACAACCCGACTAGCCCCGCACAACAAGTGTTGGGTCTTATTACTCGCGATAATCGCAAACAAACTAAGCAACAGAagcaaataaaaactataaataaaataaaacttgaCGCAGAGCCCACTAAGTGAACCCAGCCCCAAACTGCAGCCCATAACAGGCCCATAGGCAGAGTCCCAGCCCAGGAATCCAAACCAGCAGATGGGTCGTTACCCACCAACCCGACCCAACTGTGTTGCTGCATCGCACCGCCCCCAATCCTTCCTCCCCTCCACTGGCGCTGGGCCACCGGTACCCCACCTTCATCGTCCGGCCATCGGAGGGCCGCTCCAACCATTGCAAACCCCACTTGTCCCCAACCGGAGAATGGAAGGCCCGCATCTGGTGTCGAAACCACACCGGCAGACAGACCACAAAGCCACCGATCCCGACCAGCCAACCTTCGATCTACATCAGCCAGCCACCGAGCCCAGCTGGCCGGCCACCTACAACCACCAAACCCCGCTCCGGCCCGCTTCCACTCCGATCCCAATGGGATCTCGGCCCACCGCCACGACACAGCCACGCCAATCGACCgaggaagaaagagaaaaccacCATCTCCCGATCCCAGATCTCGAGCTTGAGCCACGCCCACGAAACAGATCACCCGTCCGACCACATCCGTCGTGCGCCAGCTAGGCCAGAAGCCATCACCAGCGCAGTGGCGCAGCCGGACAGGAACAAAGGCTGACGACGGCGTCCTCTCTATTCCAGCGCGTGGGGCGCGTTCCCTCCACTCCACCTTTATAGAAAACCAAAGTGTTGGACCTCACATACTTAGTACAtctctaatttattttttaaaatacttgaaaagctaagtagacctcatTAGATttgtaataactatatcataatattcaatgaatttagtttaagaaaatttcaaatcagattgttttgaatttatttttgtattaaatgatgggccatatatagaaattattatttttatttaattattttaggtaaattataaaactatatgacaatataaggaaattcggggaattttttttaattgaatgttatatttggagaggtaagaagaatatatatatatatatatatatatatatatatatatatatatatatatatatttttttttttcattttgctctctttgtccttatttgtcttttcatatgacttgacaaagtctattaataattgaaaaaagttggaggtcaaaatatcaaatttggaggtccaactagaatcatccatatgaaGAATTAGCAAGCAACTAAATTGGTTAGCAAGCAACTAAATTGGTTGAAACATATTGAAAGAGGTTATAAAACCATCAAATATATCTTGGATACATGAATATATACATCATCATTAATCACTTTGTTTGCAAAACAACCACCATGACTCATTCTTTACCGATTTTACTATTGACCATGACTATATGGATCATAAAGATATTGACATATATTGAATCTTTAAAAATCTTAGAGCCTTTAAAGTCTTTCAACTTGAAGAACAACAAAGGTAAGAAAATAAAGTTATTCAATCTTCTAGCAATATACTAACCTTATTGATGTGAGAAAGAATAAGTATAATTAATAATGACCATATTGATATGAGCCGCAATTAATTCCGCAATAAATCAAAAAATTATAGTAAAAGAATGtattaaataaatttttttgatACATAGGcgacctaatttttttttaaaaaattatcatttatttatttaatgaggaGGGGCATAAATGgaagtttgatgaaaaaatgagacaaaaaatttaaagaatgtgtattaagtaatggagggggtgtatttaaaatttctctaggCTCAAGCTCAATTATAACCTATTATTGAAGCGTccatatataatttttttatacaaaaattaCTATCTATCTATGATTTTAAACCTGTAAAAAAATTCTTTAAAAATTTATGACAATCGTAACtaaaaacataatcaaaagtTACGGACTTAacgtatttatttattttttttctttcagcgAGAAAACAAATTTTTGCCCATCCTATTCAATTTGGTATACCGTTAGGAACTCAAAAAACGAACATTAtgcataataataataacaaattacatataagttattgacaagagatgacttaacaaatacatccattaaagattgaattaaacatataaggactaaatcttacaaataaggacaatgtgttctccacttgccacatgttatgagctaatttacttttttacccttaactacttcttttgacttctaatctctttacaaggattaaatcttacaaataaggacaatatgctctccatttgccacatgtcatgatttaattttttttttttaactacttcttttgacttttaatccctttatgtaacttttttttttttagaataatcaatttatgttacttttttttctgagaataattcatttatgttactttttttttttttttttttttttttttttttttctgagaacaatccgtttatgttactcttttttttgcttgagaataatctctttacgttacttcacaaaacttcactctcctactactctta
Coding sequences within:
- the LOC133708357 gene encoding inositol oxygenase 1-like gives rise to the protein MTILIEQPEFVEVEEEKVCSEENENELVLDGGFVVPTTNAFGHTFRDYDVNSERRDGVEEFYRIQHINQSFDFVKRMREDYGKLGKVEMSIWECCELLNEVVDESDPDLDEPQIEHLLQTAEAIRKDYPKEGWLHLTALIHDLGKVLHLPAFGELPQWAVVGDTFPVGCAFDESIVHHKHFQENPDYSNPAYNTKYGIYSEGCGLNNVLMSWGHDDYMYLVAKGNNSTLPSAGLFIIRYHSFYALHRAGAYKHLMNEDDIENLKWLKVFNKYDLYSKSKVRIDVEKVKPYYLSLIEKYFPAKLRW